Below is a window of Carettochelys insculpta isolate YL-2023 chromosome 4, ASM3395843v1, whole genome shotgun sequence DNA.
GAGTGATGCTCTATACACTGTCTCACTAGCCTCACATTGTATGTTTGTCTCTCTGTGAACATAGTGGCATTTCAGGATGAGGgaagttagtctgtaactttttGATCTGCCTGGTAGTTGCTTCAATATGATGCAGTTATGTCAAAGCCACAGCTTTGTCCAGAAGTCACCTCGGGAGTTCTCACATCTAAGAAGGTTGGAAGAAATTTTGTCAGATGGTTTACAAATTCTGAGAGTTTCTGAATTGATTTGCTATCTTCAGGTATAGATGTCTGTTGCCTTGGGGAGCCAGGTTGTAGCCCTTGGGAGGTCAGCAAGAGTTCCATGTCTAGTACTGCAGTCAATTACAATTCCATCttacttttatttaattttagatTTATTTGCCTAGCTTTTTCTAGAAGACAGGTGAGGTTATGATTGTGATCTGTCACAGCCTCTGCCATATGTCCCTGCATCCATATACCAGAATATCACCAGCAATCACTCTGATTCCTGCCAGTCCTCTTATTAGGTCTTGCTGGCAATGCAGAATTAACCTTTTGCTTCAGGTTTGATCAGtatctttcctttccttttttttttaccccCCACCACTCACCCATTCCTTACCTCCCTTTAACCTTAATTTAAAACTAAAAGCAGCAATAGTAATAATATGCGTAACAAAGAAAACTTTGCCTCTGCTTCATCATGTGTGTTTGCTTACATGTTATGGCCTCATCTTCCACCCTTGAATTAAGTGGGACACTCATTTGTACAAGTATTTGTAAGATTGGGGTTCATGATGTCCGTTACAGAAtgaaagaggaaacaaaaaatcaaacacaaataGAAATGAAGTGAGAAAGTGTACACACAAATGTGTATGTGTTTGGCTGTGTTTTATGACTCTATTCTCTCTAGCATTAAGCAGCTTGACAGATATGGTCAGCTGATCCTTGCAAATTCTACTGCCGCAGACACTGGTGAATATAGCTGCTGGCTTCTTCTGTGTAATGGCTATAGCTGTAAGAAGGATGAATCAAAAACTGGCTCAACATATATCTTTTTCACAGGTAATGAATTCCTTTGGCTCATAAACTAAAATGTCTGGGTTGTCTGTTCGTATGGAAGGGTTAACAtgttaatttccattttcttatACATAACCATTTCATGATCTGTATCCAATTATTGTTCCGTAGTGGCTACGTACAGATAGATACATTACGTATGGAGTGAGCAGGAAATCAAGCAAATAATTAACAATAATGCTATTTGTGTGTCTGTTTTCCTATGCTTTAatgcaggcgtgtccagcccacaggccgcatgcggccctggacagctagtaatgcggccccacaagatcgtaaacttttaacattattatgtgatttatatacattaactatattttatattttatatgcggcccaagacaattcctcttcactcaatgcggcccaggcaagccaaaaggttggacacccatgctttaatgTAAATATAAACACGTTAAATCTCTCTAGTGAGGCActttcttatctggcaacatctataattaggcatgattttagttagctggatgaccacttaccatgggagtggccaaatttcctttggtcctgtaaagtttgtttacaggcagcagtcctggctttcagtgtactgtgctggtatttagctgtaattttcccctgttttctaagagcccagtaagcagtggaagagttgattgatgtgctagacaatattgacgtcctgtggcccagcaaattctttcattcggtactggtcaggtccagagggttctggagtagagaggttcaacctatacccaAAACCATGCCTAAGGAAGCAAAAAGTGGATAGTTCGCAAATATCTGAGATAGCATATTCCAATTTTAGAATCTACAATAAAACTTAACAACAACCAGGTCCAGAGAGAGTCCAAACCTTCTGTTTTATGTCCGTCTGAAAAAACCTTCCAGAGGAGAAAATAAAGTAACATCTTAAGACACATCTTTTCAGGATGTTCTAATGCAAACACACTTCTGGCTCCCCACATTAAATTCACAGCAGGGAACCCTGACCAGTGTTTCTTCCTTCCTGAGCaactgcacaagcacacagcttacagggagtcaaatgctgcccagctgatcggtggaacacccacagctagattttttttttttttgtttctactggtggtgcacattcacatgtgttggtccacataaaaattattcttcatTTGGATGGAAAAAGCTTAGAAGGAGCATTGATCCCAATCCCTTTGAAGTCAAGATTTTCACTCAAGTTTTTTGCATTTCATACATCAGCCTTCCAAGATGAAAAACCACCACTATAAATATATGTACCAGCCCACAAAGTTTGATGTTGGTCACTGCTCTAATATTTAGACATTAAAGGTTTTTATGCAAGTCAAATAAAAAATTAGTATCATTACCTAGTATATTATTGGTGATTGAAGCAAATGGTTAATTTGTTCACATAACAGAAAACATTAGGAATGATGAAAAACCAACAGTGCTGCCTGATTAGAGCTAAAACATTCCTGGCTGGAAAATGTTTCAGCATTACAGTATAAGATTACTAAGAtaagattgtttgtttgtaataAGGTCAGAAATAAGTTGGAGCCTTGGGATTATGGAAGCCATTTATCAAAACAACCTTGGAGCACtgacttctctttcttttcaaaAGGTTGGACTAATCAGATAAGCCACCCTACAGCAGGCAGTGTTCAGGCTGAAAATATTGTGGAGTTTAAGAATTGCATTTTTAAGCAACACATCCACTTCTTAGAATAGGGCTCGTTTATCATGACCTAAAAGCACTGATATATTTGAATTGTGCTGTTACTTTCAATGTAAAAACAATTGAGTATTTCAGTCTGTATCAACAAAGTTACATATTTTGAAGGGACCTTCCTGCTAATAACTAAGCACAATACAAAGTCAGATAATAGAGGCCATAATAAAACTTGTGCTTGTTTTTCTACTTTCCCCTTTGAAAAAAGGTGGGTTGGATTTCAGTAGGTCCAGATACCTCTTTAGGCCTTTTGTGGAAATGtctgcattatttcaaaagctGAATCCAAAATTAGGGGTGGgctttattattgttttaaaagATATAACCCTCCATTTTATGAAACTGGTGAAGGctacgtttgtttgtttttaaatttaatgatTAAAGCCACGCTATATATAATTTGTCCAAGTCTGGCATATTTTGActgtaaaaaaaatctttggtGACAGAGTTAATTAACTGTAAGATATGTTAGATTGATTGGTGCCAGATTTTTGTACAGAGGTGTAAATCACTGCCAATGCAAAACCAGAACTTAATAATTGTTAGAAAATATCTCCTTCCTCCCCATTGTCGTTATTTATGTATTAGAAGACAATTTATATTTTTGTCACATGAAATTGATATACATAACTTGCTAAATATTATATTGTATTACTTTCTTATATAGATAAAGAGGAGCTCTTTGTACCTACTTCCAGTTATTTTGAGATTGTCTACCTGAACCCAGATAAGCCAGCAGTGATCCCTTGCAGAGTGACTATCCCATCAGCAAAAGTGACTCTGCACAGGGAGTTTCCAGCGGAAGAAATCAAAACAGATGGAACTAATAttgtctatgatctgaagaagggttTTATCTATCAACACCCCACCTCTGACCATAAAGGAGTGGTTTACTGTAGAGCAGAATCCAGGGGAGCACCTCAGATTTCCATCAAGTATCAACTACTGTATGTGGAAGGTAAGCTGAATGATTTCTGCCAGTTTATGCTGAAAAGCATTTGTCGTCCTAGAGTTGCTTATGGGGCAAGATTTCAAatgtgaatttgaaaaaaaaattgtcatgaaggtattttgaatatttaaaccaatttttaaatgaaaatgtactTTTCAGATAAAATCTGTTTGTAGAATACCTTGTCTGAATTTATGCCCATTTAGAGAAAGTATAAAGCTTATACTATGAAGATTAAAAAGCAGGTGTGCACAGTTAATCATTTTATCCTGGCTGCACAGGACACGGAGGTGCAAAATAAATTCCAGCAGCAACTGTCCATAAAGAAGATAACAAAGAATGTGGAATAGCccagaaaaatcaaaacaaaacatttccacAGAGAAGTTTATTtggttaatattttttttttgattttgcaAACTTattcctgcctcccacccacaacTTTTTCATTCAGTTCCTAGTGGTCCACCCTCAACAACAATTGTGGCATCATCCAGTAAAGCAGAAGGTGGTGACAACATTAATGTTCTCTGCGTAGTCCTTGGGGAGCCAGACGTGGATGTAGCATTCAATTGGAAGTATCCAGGGGAAGAGGTAAGACACACAATTCTAACTtgaatgtatatattttttcttaataaGAACAAACTCCCACAATACAGACATTTTAAATACCAATCAGTGTTTTCTAGTTGGGGAAGGCAAGGGGGATCAGTGTGCGTTGTCCAACTCTCTAGTTACAAGGTCACATCAGGAGGAAGTAGTATGCTATCTGGTTGATTTTTCAGCTGATTTTCAGCCCTCATTTGAGGAAGAAGATTAAGATACAGTGAAGCATAGTTGCAACTAGATTTCTGCACTGTTCTAGATGCTTTGTGTTGGATTATATCAAAAGCATCTACAAGGAGCTATCATTAAAGGGCCCTTTGAAGACTTTTGTGCAGTTGGTGATAGTGGCGGTTCTCTCGTGGAGCCTATTACGTGTTTTTTGCCATTTACTGCCAGGTTCAATTCAACAAACTTATTTTGATCTCTGTAATCCTAGCATTAGAGACTACTTATGTTATTAGTACTCTTCCTCCTCTGTACCACACTGACAATCAGCACTAGCTTTACACTTGTAAACTTGCCCTTGGTATGATCGTCATATGGCAGGATGTTCTCACAGGAATTTCCTCAACTGGGATCTTACAACCCTGTCTATGAGGTCAAGTAGTTAAATGCAGTTGTTACATAATTGTAAACCAATGCTGATGCTTCAGAACCATCAGTATGTAATGATTTTAAATTTCTATAAAGAAAAATAGAAGTTCCTTCTATCTCCAAAGAAAACACCCTAAATATAAGCAGCTCCAGCACTGGGCGGTTTGCAGGTTGACATACACATGAGTTTCTCCCTCTTGGACGGTCACAGTCAGGGTGCATCCATCCCTCTGAAAAAAACAGCTTTGCTTACAGTAGGAAGGGAACAATCCTGTTGTCAGTTTTCTGCCCAAGCAGAATGAATGTTGTCAGAGTAGCTCTGTGATTTAGCTTGCTTTGGGTTTTACACTTTCAGTAGGTTAACACTGTATCATATTGTTTTAGTCAGATATTTAGTAATTTTTGACTTCTCCCTCAGTCCTGCTCACTTCATTGTTTCTGTAGCTCCATGCTCTTCCACAAGCCTGCTTCTGAGAGTCCTCTTTTCCTCCGCCTTGTGACAACCCATGAGTGCTGCCTCATTCACGTTTATGGATAGGAACTGAGCTATATTGACCTTTATACGAAGGTGAATGGGGAGAAAGGACAGAACGGAGTAGTGAGTGGGGAAATGACATGAAGGAACAGGACTGGCTTTGGATGGGCACTTGGAGGATAATGTCAACATGGTAACTGGGCAGGTATGGCCAATAGCTAACAAAATAACAGGGAAATTCTTCCAAACTAAAACTTACTTGGCTTTTGAGTTGAAGTTACTCTAGCACAAATCCACCAGCCAAGGTTTGTGACTGACAGCTGGCTTCTCAATTGTTTGCCTTGATTTTTTTGGTGAAAGCTTCTGTCAGTTTACATTTTTGAGTTAGGGGTGTGATATTTTTGCTGACAAGTGAGTAGGAGGTAGTGCTTAGTGAAGACTCTCAGGAGACTCTAAGGTGTTACaatgttagattttttttcattgaatGTCTGTAAACATTGATTTCACCACACAGATGTACACGCACGTGAACAAAAATCTTTCCCTAAATAATAATTGAAATTCCAGATAGAAAAGGTAAGcagtgctgcttgagaacttagcAGAGGATGACTTAATATTTTTGCAATATTTTGTCATGTGATGTTGATGGTTTGTGTATTAACAGTTACAGAGTTTTACCTCTTTGCATTTCAACATCTGTCATAAATAAGTGGTTGGTCCTGTTATTGTGAGACTCCAGAAgttcccacaactgtgaaaatttaaaatggataaaaacttaaaataatgcttaaaataaatattggTAATAGGTTGAAATTataaaaaaattgaattctgaCAATCGTATCCACAGTATTTTCAATCTGAGATTATTTATTTGCAGTGTTGTCGTTGACGTAAGAGCCTGCCACTTAGTACTTAACAGGTGACATGCTGGCTCTTAAATGCTGATAATGGATGACTGGCTTGTTGCACATTGACTGGGTAATTTAGACTAAAGCAGACAACTTTTTTTATGCTGCCTCCTTTTGCTGCCTTTGCATAAGTGCAGATAAGACTGTATTTTGATAACATTGTTGCATTCCATGACAGTTGCCATTTTTGCCTGTTAAATTAATCTGAAGGTGAATTTCATGTCCCTCGGTTCTGTATACAAATACCAAGATTATTTAAATGGCTATTAAATTAACACTAGAAAGAGACACTGATCTTAATCTATTTGATGAGTCTTACTTTGCTTACTAAGGCTCCCCACACTTACGGAAGTGAGACACATAAGCTTTAAACATGTCTGGGTTTCATTTTTACTCTTCTTTACTTTTTTGGCATAAAAATACTGCAGagcttgaaaatattttcattttttaccaTGTTCATTGTAGTTGCAAGTGGAGCACAAGCCAACATAAAGTTTTGTTTCGCAGCGTTGTGGAGGCAAACAGAAAAAGGCTGTTGCAGTAGGCATTTAAATATTTCTGTGTTTtacaatttgttttatttttaatttactaGTGGAAACTACTATATATTCAGTTCTTTACATCAAATGTTACACAAACATTTGGGTCAATTTCTGCCATGTCTCTAACCTCACTGGATAGTGGAAGTGAGTGTTAGGAGAAATTGGCCTACAGAAACTaccttttaacattttatttttcaagatggagtttctcccatcaaatcAGCCACATGGATTTCCAATACATGGGAACTGTCTGTTATCTAAGCATCCTTGCTTGTATTTTAGCTTGAATATTTCAGAAACATCTTCATGAGGGGAAACCCAATAACTTTTAGATGGTGTAATACAGTGCTGTCTAGAAAGTTCTTGAATACTGTTTTAGCTGTAAAATTAACACAGGGTCCCTTGCCACTACGAAAATGGTGGCTGTCCAGTGATGCTGTAACAGTTTTATCacaggtggatgggagaaagccACAGTTGTGTTGGGAAACCAAGCTTTCACCCTAATGGATAACATGTCTCAAAACTAAGATCATTAACACATCTGTTCATGGGGGCATGCAAAAAAGCATTAACgtaagggggggggggcgtgatgACAGCACCTGACTTACATAAATGTAGCTATTTTCCAAGTTTAGAGGGGGCCAAAATTGTTAACATACTTGATCATGCAAATAGTCCAAACCTGTGTACCTGGGAATTTGAGTGGAAGTCTTCCTATCCTTATATAGGACAGTAGCTTTCAGGTGACTGTGCTAACACTAAAAATGAGTGCATGAAAGCAGCGTGAAAACATGCAGTTTGGTTGTGGCTTCAAGAAGGGAGATTATGCTCAAATTGAATTTACAACTGGTATTTCTAAATGGAAAAGCTAACATGAATACAGCAGTTGTGATCACCCATAGCTGTAGCTTTTATTGTGGAGAAATGGTGGTAATGattgccagacacccaccccttcctccctgaaTCTGACTTTCAGACCAGACTCATATGTTTGAGCATTTCGTGAGGGCTTTGTTAACTATTTTATGTGACTGTACTGTCACTAACTAGTGTTTGCAGAATTGTACACCATCATTTTCTTATGTGGGTGTTTTTAAAACAGTATGAAAGGCCTGTGATTATCCAGAATTCTTGGCGGCTTATCAACAGAGGACTTGGGCATACCACAAGAATCTCCAAGAGTGTTATTTGTATTGATGATTTTGAAACCATTGATGCTGGCAACTATGTGTGTAGAGCTCAGAACCTACAAGGACAAACCACAGTAGCAACCCGTGTTGATCTGACCTGATATGTGGATCCTGTGGACACAGAATGAACAAACAGTATGTTGTTGGACACATTTTAACCTTTTAGTTTCATATTAATTTTGAGGTGGAGGGTTTTGTTAATCTCGCTCTTCTTGTTCACACACTCCACTTTCATTACAGAGCAGTGGCCCAGAGCAGAAATCCTAATGCTTAGCAATACTCATGCGTTGGGTTGAACCCCGCGCCCCCCATGTAGCCTTTGTAACCTGTGGCTCCCAAATGTTTCTAATACAGTGATAAATCTTTGATAGGGAGTTacaaataacttttctgtttTGGTAATTACAGTATTTTGTAAAAACGATGATTGTGTGTTATTTTTATAAGCGTTGAGAGAATATCAAAACTTCTTgagtagccccccccccccccaacataaCATGTTTTCTTTGCCGTGGTGGTGACTGTAACCTTTAGTATATTGTACATGTAAAAATATTACCTTAGGCATGATTTTCTTCTTATAGAAAATTAGCGAGGAATAATTACGCTTCTCTGTTGTGGTTGCCATTGATTAAATTTCTTTACTGAATATGGACCAAGCTGTATGGGTGTGTGCTTTTATCATTTACTCTCAGAGGGGGGTTAGGATTGAGTATATGCTAAGTTCCAATGCGGGTTGCCCCAGAACACCCATAGAAGTGGCGCATGGTAGTGCCTTGCTTTTTTCAATCAATGAAGGGCAGGAAGGAAGCCCTCAGGAGCCTGAGGAAGAGCTGTGTGTAAGCTCTGAAGCacatctctttcaccaacagaagttggtacaATAAAAGTTATAACATTGCCCACCTTGTATCTAAAGTAACGCTTACAGGCACTGCAATCTTGCAAGGCTGATCATAGCTGTCAAGCAGATAATGTTGCAAACAATGTTCCATAACTGCTGGGGCATCTGAGCCATTTTTGGCAtcaggaaataatttttccttcagCAAGATACCGGATGGGTTTCCCTCCCTTGAAGTATGTGTTTAGGTTAATAAGGAGCTATGACAGGATTTACTAGTTCTACGTGTGCTTGTAATTTCATTGCAACTTGCTGCTTATGTCCAGCAAGGGTGAGAGGCTCTGAAGGGCCAGCTCCAATAGGTAGCCATGAGACCTGGAAGATGGCCACTGGACACGAGTTAGCCTCAAGGAAAAATGGAAGAGCCTCCTTCTGCAAAAGGCGTAAGGTATGCCTACACCATGGTCTTCGGCTGTGTTTTCTATGTTGCCTAAGCATATGCATGTCAGCTCTCAGCTGAGGTAGCATGCAAAAGTGGTAGATTAGGTATGGTAGCGTGGATTTGCTGCCCTAAGTATGTACCTACGGAAGCCAGGTGAGTGTTTCAGGGCAGTAGCAGTTTGCGTTAGCTGGTCTGGTGCTACGCTACTGTTTTATGAGCTCAGCTGAGAgctagtgtgtgtatgtgtacatcACCAACCTTCTTGTCAGCCCTCCTTTCACTTTGTGCATAAAGGGCGAGAGAGGAGGTGGGAGCAGGCTGAATCCTAGGGGTTAGACCTGAATACGGGCTGCATGGCATGGAGATCATTGGTGATTGGATGGCACCCACTAAACCTGTTCCTTGTGGGTGTGAGAAGGAAGTAAAGTTTCaggttctgctttaaaaaaaaaaacaatctacATCTTTAGGATTTTTCACTGAACagaaaaatatacattttcttttgaaatttaaGGGTTCTACCTTTTTTAATTTCCAAGTTGTTTTAGCACTTCTAAACCTTGTGATTGGATAACTAATTTCCTTACAATGTTTAGCAACCAAAATATCACCACCTACCTTGAATAGCTGTTTGTTCAAAACCACTTTGGCTTGGGTGACAGTTACAAGGCAAAATGAAATGAGACATTTTTGTCAAATAAAGTGTTACACAGCTAATATAGCATCTTCCAGTGGAAGCACTTAAATCGCTGGGCTATGTTGATGAATCAAGCCTGACATATCCTTGTCTGAAGTAAATACATTCTCCCCATTTCATCTGCTAAGGGAGGTGAGATGTGGAGGGTCCTAATTTTTCCCCTCTTACCCTGAGAAGTGTTCCACTGAAAGGAACAGAAATATGGTtgccaaggaaaagaaaaaaacaaacaaacaaacaatcagctCTCCAAAGTTATATTACTAATTTATCCAGGAACACACATTCCCCAACTCTACCAGTATGTTACTACTTCTAGTCCTATACCTCAACCACAAGGCAATCTTTCTACCTGTTCTTTAATTTCAGGACTTGCACATTTGGtcaaaagaaaaattgttctggaaaaaaaaaaaaagctgaaacagTGTCACCTGTAACATTTGGCATTTTTCTAAGATGAGTATCAACATCAAGCAGAGCTGTGACAAAGTGCAGCAGCTCTCCAaggtatttttttctctctgtttgcCTTTCTGGTGCAGTTCTGGTAGGTTCCAGAGGATTATTTTTATCCAGTGCAGCCATGGATGATTTCCTGGCTTGCTGTACAGTAATAATGATTTTTAAATGCCAGCATTTACCCTCCTCTGAGACTGTGCATGAGGGAATGGTGGTACTGTGtgctggagcacaagtggtgagTTACTATACAGGTGCTAGACTTCATGATGACAGCAGTGACATTTTCTTAGTTTGGGTTTTGTCACATCTACTGATGACACGATGTAAAAATAAggcgggggggtgttggtgaaACCCAAATATTGTCACCTTTGGGAATGAAGCTTATAAAGCACTGAAGTAGATG
It encodes the following:
- the PDGFRL gene encoding platelet-derived growth factor receptor-like protein, whose protein sequence is MRPWVLLSLLLLHEALQNVTGQPVKSKRPKEPGENKIKPVNKKMKPKSPRLKERESSDSSTKSQSIMIHVMDKGRFQKPSATLSLPAGQSIELRCKGNNIEWSYPSYLDTFRDSRLSIKQLDRYGQLILANSTAADTGEYSCWLLLCNGYSCKKDESKTGSTYIFFTDKEELFVPTSSYFEIVYLNPDKPAVIPCRVTIPSAKVTLHREFPAEEIKTDGTNIVYDLKKGFIYQHPTSDHKGVVYCRAESRGAPQISIKYQLLYVEVPSGPPSTTIVASSSKAEGGDNINVLCVVLGEPDVDVAFNWKYPGEEYERPVIIQNSWRLINRGLGHTTRISKSVICIDDFETIDAGNYVCRAQNLQGQTTVATRVDLT